Genomic DNA from Cucurbita pepo subsp. pepo cultivar mu-cu-16 chromosome LG13, ASM280686v2, whole genome shotgun sequence:
tatttatttattttttaccatttttttttatatttatatgaattaaattatttttattattaaatttaaaaatagtagttcaaatttattgaatGATTAATTATGTCAcatttttgtataaataaaatttactaaTTCCTCGAAAGTTGAAAAATGTGACGTGAAAAGTCAAATATTTGAGGTGAGAGAATAATTTaactattatattttaattgccAACTACTCTTTATCAACCTCGACATATTATTGGattgaataaatattaaaatataaacgagaatgatattattattattgttcggttaattattatttgattatatatttttaaataatttaaaaataattatcaaatcattattataaaaataaaaaattgattcaCGTAAGttttaagataataataaaaatttaatcaactAACAAATCGATACAAATAACAcaaattatgttaaaaaaattatttaaattattaaaattcaaattataatatttaattagaaattattaaatattcattaacGTGTAATAATTATNaaaaaaaaaaaaaaaaaaaaaaaaacagaggtgGAGCAGTTATATAGGGGTTGAAACGATATACAtgaccatttatttattatttattttctttttataattttaattgatattaatTATCTGAAAAGTAgataatttgatatttcaTTTTCGTTGTGACCTTTATGGAATGGGACGGAGACGGAAAAGTCTTCCTCATCCCGGTATCACTCTTGTGTAGTGATATCCACGACTAAatttttcgtttatttttgCGAGGACTGCGATAAAGATTCCCGAGAACTTTTCCCACAAAACTATTAAAGAAtgtaaaacatattttatattatttttataatttaaacggAGCGTGTTAGATAAGACTTCaattataatatgaaaagTCGATAATTTAATGTTCTACTCTCGCATGGTAATGTCGggcagagaaaagaaaatcttcCTTATCCCCACTATTACTCTCACATAATCACGTAactaaattcattatttatttttggaggtATAGACAAGGATTctcgagatttttttttcctcaattttatattatttttataatttaaatggaGTGTGTTACATAATACATCAATTATCGTATCAAAAGTCGATAATTCTCGCATAATTCTCGCATAATACATCAATTTCTTATCTATTTGTACGAGAGTTGAGACAACGATCTCGAGAATTTTTTCCACAAGAccattaaaaacatttaaaacatatttcataatttaaaaaaaaataaaaatataatataatattcatatttaaaaaatatttagttatttagtAAGCACTAACtacatataaaatataaatatacaatcaattaattttgataataataGGTGAGagaaattacgaaaatgcccttctagagagagaaatctctTCTCACTACTCTCCGTTCCACCTCATTCAgagttaaataaaatttctgctcgaaatattaatataattaaatttataaaaattatcgactttagtttataaatttaattagtgATTTTGTTTGGTCACATTTAggataaatttataattagctaagttttttttttattaaattataaaaataaaaaatgtttgtgagataaaatttaatagcaTCCTACTATTTTAAGGcctaaaaagtaaaagattatgattatatttgttgacattaaatatgaattaataaatataatttttaataataaatgaaaaagctttatattttaataaatttaattaaaacttaaaatttaataagaaGCAGTCCTTCTAGAATCATCTGCCCACCGCgggaaatatattttttaaaaaaataataattttgaaaattcttagaaattaaaaaatatatatatatattttttttttgttttgttttcttttgatttatttttatttaatttttgatttGGCGGATCTATTTTGCTGTCGCCACCCATTACGACTTCGCCCCGTTTCTTGCGACGATCGTCTTTCACATTCTCTTTCTATCACtagactctctctctctctctctcctcatttctctctctagaactCCAAGATGGGTTTGACCTTTTTCTATTAtacttccttcttctcttcttcccctCTTATACGCTTCGCCAACTACCATTTTTGCTCAAGAAATTTGCCCATTTGGCTGCAGACTTGGCctatttcttgttcttgttcgtACATTCACTGTTGTTTCCTCTGTGATTCTCTGTTGATCGAGAGAGCACGTTTTGTGTTAGTGCGAGCTTTTACTCTACTTTTGACTTCCGTTACTGCATTTCTGttggattttggatttggGTTTCGTGTGTTCTATAGCGTTTGATTGAGTTTCTGGTGGAGTTTTGAACTTGGGATTTCGAGTTGTTTTTCTGAGTTTTGTTGTTGTGGTTTGATTGGAGTTTTTGCAATCTGTGGATTTCGTGAATGCGTTGATGCTTGAGATTCTATCGGAGATTTGAATTTGGGATTCTCGTTTTCTGTATTGGTTTAGTGTTTTCGTAGCTCGTTTGGGAATTCATGAATGCGTTGGTGATTGAATTTGTGGTGTTAATTCGGAGTCCTCTGATTGCTAAATCATGGCGACAGAGCGACCGCTATTGATTATATCTCCAAGAACGCCAAACACTATCTCTCACGATTTGCAGAAACCAGAGCCGAACCGACTTGGATTGTTCTTCGCCATGGATACTCCAAATCCTAATGAGAACTCGGCGAGTACCGAACTGGATCATCGCTCATTCTCGCGGCGAAGTCAATCGAAGTCCTCAATTCGTGAAGTCGGTTCCAGTGATTTTGGATCGAGGCCTGTTCGTCATGGGTCTCGAGGTGCCGATTCTGAAGCATTGAGCATATCACAGAAGGAAATCAGTGACGAAGATGCGAGGTTAATATACATCGATGATCCCGAAAAGACGAACCAAACGTTTGAATTCGCTAGAAATTCGATTCGCACCGGCAAGTATTCTATTCTCACTTTTCTGCCCAGGAATCTGTTTGAACAATTTCATAGAATTGCTTATATCTATTTCCTTGTTATTGCTGTTCTTAATCAACTTCCCCAGCTTGCCGTTTTTGGTCGCACTGTCTCCATTTTGCCTTTAGCTTTTGTTCTGCTAGTTACTGCTGTTAAAGATGCATATGAGGATTGGAGAAGGCATCGTTCTGATAAAATTGAGAACAATAGGTTAGCTTCAGTTTTAGTAGATGGTCAGTTTcaaatgaagaaatggaagcaTATAAGAGTTGGTGAGATCATTAAGATTAGTGCAAATGATACCATTCCTTGTGACATGGTGCTTCTTTCTACCAGTGATTCTACAGGGGTTGCATATTTGCAGACACTGAATTTGGATGGGGAATCGAATTTGAAAACGCGGTATGCGAAACAGGAGACGATGTCGAAAATGCCCGACAAGGAGAAGATTATTGGGTTGATTAAATGTGAGAAACCCAATAGGAATATCTATGGATTTCAGGCTAATATGGAGATCGATGGGAAACGTCTTTCTCTTGGACCTCCAAACATAGTTCTTCGTGGCTGTGAGCTCAAGAATACGAGCTGGGCTGTTGGCGTTTCGGTTTATGCTGGCCGTGAGACGAAAGCCATGCTTAACAGTTCTGGAGCTCCATCGAAACGAAGCCGACTCGAGACTCGTATGAATGTAGAGATTGTTATGCTGTCTTTATTTCTCATTGCTTTGTGTACTGTTGTTTGTGTTTTGGCTGCAGTTTGGTTCATCAGAAACAGGGAAGATTTGGACATTTTGCCTTTTTTCAGAGATAAGGACTTCTCAAAGGACCCACCTGAAACTTATAATTACTATGGATGGGGATTGGAGGCGTTTTTTGTATTCCTCATGTCAGTCATTGTGTTTCAGATTATGATCCCCATTTCATTATACATTTCAATGGAGCTTGTTCGTGTCGGTCAGGCTTATTTTATGATTCAAGACACGCAAATGTATGATGAAACATCGAATTCGAGATTTCAATGCCGGGCTTTGAACATAAATGAGGATTTAGGACAAATAAAGTATGTGTTTTCGGACAAAACGGGTACCCTTACTGAGAATAAGATGGAGTTTCGATGTGCAAGCATCTGGGGAGTCGATTATGGAGGTGAAAGTACTGATACGCTCGACGAGCAGATCGGATACTCCGTTCGAGGTTAGCAGTCTTGttgatttatcttttttatccAAGTCTTCTAGCTTATCTTTTGATCCCTTATGTTGCAGTGAATGGAAAGGTTTTGAGACCAAAATTGATGGTGAAAACTGATCCTGAGCTTCTACAGTTATCGAAAAGTGGAAAGCACACTAAGAATGGAAGATATATTCATGATTTCTTCCTTGCATTAGCTGCTTGCAATACCATTGTTCCTCTCATTACCAAAACTTGTGATCCTTCAGTGCAATTGATTGACTACCAAGGGGAGTCTCCAGATGAACAGGCATTGGTTTATGCTGCAGCAGCATATGGTTTTATGCTAATCGAACGAACTTCTGGCCATATAGTTATTGATATACATGGTGAAAAACAAAGGTAAATCATGCTCTTGCTTTGGTTACTCTATGCTTTAACATTGAAGCTCCTTGATTTTTATCCCGCAACTATTTGCCCTGTGATTTTTCTGAAGAACAAAGAGCTCACCGtttttgtaacagtccaacctgctagtagatattgtcctctttggcttttctctcgaagtttttaaaatgcgtctgctagagagaggtttccacacccttattaagaatgcttcgtttctctctccaaccgatgtgagatctcacaatccacctccctttgtgGCCCAActtcctcgctgacacaccgtctAGTGTTtgtctctgataccaattaATTACATCTCGAGCCCACCGCTaccggatattgtcctctttgggctttcttttcaaggtttttgaaacgtgtcagctagggagaggttttcacacccttataaagaatgctttgttcctctctccaaccgggatgagatctcacaatccacctccctttggggcttagtgccctcactgacacaccgtTCGATGTCTGTCTctaacaccatttgtaacatcccaagcccaccgttaacaaatattgcctctttgggctttccctataggtttttaaaacgcgtctactggggagaggtttccacacccttatagagaatgcttcgttcctctctccaaccgtcatgggatctcacagtttttCCTCTTCCACTCTTTTTATGCTTCTTTCTAAATCTCTTTAATATTTGCTTGCAGGTATAATGTTTTGGGAATACACGAGTTCGATAGCGACAGGAAGCGGATGTCGGTGATATTGGGGTGTCCAGATATGACCTTTAAAGTATTTGTAAAAGGTGCTGATAATTCCATGTTCAAGGTGGCATGTGAAAACCTGAACATGGATATCATTCAGGTGACTAAAGCTCATCTGTATTCATACTCATCAAAGGGTCTCAGAACACTGGTTATTGGGATGAAAGAACTCAGTTCCTTTGACTTTGATAAATGGCACTCGCTGTTTGAGGAAGCAAGTACCGCTTTGATTGGCAGGGCTGCTAAGCTTCGCAAGGTTGCCAGCAACATAGAAAACAATCTCTTGATATTAGGAGCCTCAGGCATTGAAGATAAGTTACAAAAAGGTGTGCCAGAAGCCATAGAAGCTTTAAGAACTGCAGGAATTAAAGTATGGGTTTTGACTGGAGACAAGCAAGAAACTGCCATATCAATAGGTTACTCCTCAAAGCTCTTGACAAACAAGATGACCCAAGTTATAATTAACGACAACTCGGTAGAATCGTGCAAAAGGAGGTTAGAAGATGCAATAATCATGTCGAAGAAGCTTGCTGCTACCTCAGGCGTTGCACTGGATAATGAAAGAAGTACTGAAGTTGTAAGGACTTCTGTTGCTTTGATCATTGATGGCAGCAGACTCGTTCATATTCTCGACGGTAAACTCGAAGAACAGGTAAATGCGTATAAACCTGCAAACTCTGTACGCTCTTGAATGTTTAAAGCCTTACTTAACTCACTCGTGTTTCAGCTTTTCCAACTCGCTTGCAACTGTTCGGTTGTGTTATGTTGTCGAGTCGCCCCATTGCAAAAGGCTGGAATTGTTGCTCTCGTCAAGAGAAGGACTTCTGATATGACACTTGCCATTGGTGATGGTAATTCTCAATGTctttgttttctagttttcctttttatcttctttgtaacagctcaagtccactagTAGTACATATTGCCCGTTGTAGCTCGTTACCTATCGCTcttagtctcacgattttaaaatgcgtatgttagggagaggtttctacactcttataagaaatgctttgtttccctctccaacacacgtgggatctcacattcaaCCCCCCTTAGGGGTCCAGTGTCCTCTCCGGCACACTGTCcagtgtctggttctgataccatttgtaatagctcaagcccaccgctagtagatattgtccgctttaacccgttacctatcgtcgtcagcctcacggttctaaaacgtgtatgttagggagaagtttctacgcccttataagaaacgttttgttctcctctccaaccgctatgggatctcacaatctctcTCCTTTTCAAACCTATATTTCTCAACACGTATCAAATTCTTCGAATGTTTGGTCATAGAATTTGTGCTTGTTAAATCGTTTTGTAGGCGCAAATGACGTCTCCATGATCCAAAAGGCAGATGTGGGCGTCGGCATCAGTGGTCTAGAGGGTCGACAAGCTGTCATGGCGTCGGATTTTGCCATGGGGCAATTTCGATTCTTGGTTCCTCTTCTATTGGTCCATGGACATTGGAATTACCAGCGGATGGGCTACATGATCTTGTACAACTTCTACAGAAATGCAGTATTTGTGCTTGTTCTGTTTTGGTGAGTAGCTTGAATAAGATTTGTCCTATAAGTTGTACAACTTTGTTCTTGAGTTCTAAGAACATACAAGTTTCCTAATACTTTAACTTCTTGTAGATCATTACAAACTTCTGATATTTTCATGTATTCGTTCGTGTAGGTACGTGCTCTTTACGGGTTACTCGTTGACGACGGCGATCAACCAATGGAGCAGTGTGCTGTACTCTATAATCTATACTTGTTTGCCCACTATTGTTGTTGGTATTCTTGACAAGGACCTGGGAAGAAGGACTCTTCTTAGGTCCCCTCAACTATATGGGGCTGGCCATAGACAGGAGAGCTACAACTCTGGGTTGTTTTGGTTAACAATGGTTGACACTGTGTGGCAAAGCATTGCTATTTTCTTCATCCCCCTCTTTGCATTTTGGGCTACCCCCGTCGACATCTCGGGCCTTGGAGATCTCTGGCTACTCGCCACGGTCATTGTCGTCAACTTGCACTTGGCAATGGACGTGGTTCGATGGTATACTCTCACCCATGCTGTGATCTGGGGATCCACACTCGCAACTGTCATTTGTGTCATTGTTCTTGATTCGATATTGTCACTTCCCGGTTTCTGGTACGTGATAGAATCCTATTTTGTAGCGTTTAATCATTCTCCAACTTCGACCATTCTATATGATATAAGATATTAAGTGAACGACTCTTATGCAACTTTGGCAGGGCGATATATCACGTGGCGGGCACGGCCTCGTTTTGGCTATGTTTGTTATCTATCGTCGTAGTAGCACTACTTCCCCGTCTTGTCGTAAAATACCTTTATCAATGTTACTGGCCATGTGACATCCAGATAGCAAGAGAGGAGGATAAATTTGGAAGGACAAGCGAGGTGGGAGCTGTACAAACAGAGATGGTGCCAGTTCTCAGCAATCCTTCACAACTTTGACACTTTAAAGTTTTGTAATTCTCTTCATGTAAAGAAAAATCCCACAATTCTTTAGGCTGCTTCACAATAATTCTCCAGTTGCCATCCAAAGGATAGGAAatgtaatataatttttttaaaaaaataatttaattttattattattatttttttgttcgtttATTTAGGGTAGCCCATAATGTCGTTTGCCCTCTCGAGGCTGGATGTTGGTAGAGCCTACTATGAGGATCCCGTATCtaacaacccaacctaaaaaAGGCTTTATCTAAGTTGGAATTACGATGACTATCGCTCATCAGCTCCTCTATCACTAGGTCACCAATTTCCTTGACCTTTTGATATTGGGCTGGTGTCAGCCTCCGTACGTGGTCTTACGGTGGCGAAGTCAAAGCAATACTAATCGAGCAGCCGCCCAAGAGTCTCGCCTAAACGTCCAATTCTTGTCGAAATCTGGTAAGAGATCTAGCAGTTTTGAGAATTTTCGGGCTAAAACAATCATTTTTAGAAAGTCAAAAGGATAAAAATAgatattcataaaaatttatggaccaaaaaagtaaatatttaaaagtttagataCTAAAATGCAATAATCTTTTTCCGAATTAggattaaattatgaaattttagattttttttattttattttaataaatatataaaaatttagactGCCGTCCCCCTCTGGAACTCCGTCAAAATTCCGTCAGGGGTTTTGACCGAAATGCCCCTCCGAATGAAGGGCTTCATCAGGGTTTAACACCTCTCCTAGGGTTTCTCTGTACAGATCAATTCTTC
This window encodes:
- the LOC111808566 gene encoding phospholipid-transporting ATPase 1-like isoform X1, giving the protein MATERPLLIISPRTPNTISHDLQKPEPNRLGLFFAMDTPNPNENSASTELDHRSFSRRSQSKSSIREVGSSDFGSRPVRHGSRGADSEALSISQKEISDEDARLIYIDDPEKTNQTFEFARNSIRTGKYSILTFLPRNLFEQFHRIAYIYFLVIAVLNQLPQLAVFGRTVSILPLAFVLLVTAVKDAYEDWRRHRSDKIENNRLASVLVDGQFQMKKWKHIRVGEIIKISANDTIPCDMVLLSTSDSTGVAYLQTLNLDGESNLKTRYAKQETMSKMPDKEKIIGLIKCEKPNRNIYGFQANMEIDGKRLSLGPPNIVLRGCELKNTSWAVGVSVYAGRETKAMLNSSGAPSKRSRLETRMNVEIVMLSLFLIALCTVVCVLAAVWFIRNREDLDILPFFRDKDFSKDPPETYNYYGWGLEAFFVFLMSVIVFQIMIPISLYISMELVRVGQAYFMIQDTQMYDETSNSRFQCRALNINEDLGQIKYVFSDKTGTLTENKMEFRCASIWGVDYGGESTDTLDEQIGYSVRVNGKVLRPKLMVKTDPELLQLSKSGKHTKNGRYIHDFFLALAACNTIVPLITKTCDPSVQLIDYQGESPDEQALVYAAAAYGFMLIERTSGHIVIDIHGEKQRYNVLGIHEFDSDRKRMSVILGCPDMTFKVFVKGADNSMFKVACENLNMDIIQVTKAHLYSYSSKGLRTLVIGMKELSSFDFDKWHSLFEEASTALIGRAAKLRKVASNIENNLLILGASGIEDKLQKGVPEAIEALRTAGIKVWVLTGDKQETAISIGYSSKLLTNKMTQVIINDNSVESCKRRLEDAIIMSKKLAATSGVALDNERSTEVVRTSVALIIDGSRLVHILDGKLEEQLFQLACNCSVVLCCRVAPLQKAGIVALVKRRTSDMTLAIGDGANDVSMIQKADVGVGISGLEGRQAVMASDFAMGQFRFLVPLLLVHGHWNYQRMGYMILYNFYRNAVFVLVLFWYVLFTGYSLTTAINQWSSVLYSIIYTCLPTIVVGILDKDLGRRTLLRSPQLYGAGHRQESYNSGLFWLTMVDTVWQSIAIFFIPLFAFWATPVDISGLGDLWLLATVIVVNLHLAMDVVRWYTLTHAVIWGSTLATVICVIVLDSILSLPGFWAIYHVAGTASFWLCLLSIVVVALLPRLVVKYLYQCYWPCDIQIAREEDKFGRTSEVGAVQTEMVPVLSNPSQL
- the LOC111808566 gene encoding phospholipid-transporting ATPase 1-like isoform X2, producing MATERPLLIISPRTPNTISHDLQKPEPNRLGLFFAMDTPNPNENSASTELDHRSFSRRSQSKSSIREVGSSDFGSRPVRHGSRGADSEALSISQKEISDEDARLIYIDDPEKTNQTFEFARNSIRTGKYSILTFLPRNLFEQFHRIAYIYFLVIAVLNQLPQLAVFGRTVSILPLAFVLLVTAVKDAYEDWRRHRSDKIENNSDSTGVAYLQTLNLDGESNLKTRYAKQETMSKMPDKEKIIGLIKCEKPNRNIYGFQANMEIDGKRLSLGPPNIVLRGCELKNTSWAVGVSVYAGRETKAMLNSSGAPSKRSRLETRMNVEIVMLSLFLIALCTVVCVLAAVWFIRNREDLDILPFFRDKDFSKDPPETYNYYGWGLEAFFVFLMSVIVFQIMIPISLYISMELVRVGQAYFMIQDTQMYDETSNSRFQCRALNINEDLGQIKYVFSDKTGTLTENKMEFRCASIWGVDYGGESTDTLDEQIGYSVRVNGKVLRPKLMVKTDPELLQLSKSGKHTKNGRYIHDFFLALAACNTIVPLITKTCDPSVQLIDYQGESPDEQALVYAAAAYGFMLIERTSGHIVIDIHGEKQRYNVLGIHEFDSDRKRMSVILGCPDMTFKVFVKGADNSMFKVACENLNMDIIQVTKAHLYSYSSKGLRTLVIGMKELSSFDFDKWHSLFEEASTALIGRAAKLRKVASNIENNLLILGASGIEDKLQKGVPEAIEALRTAGIKVWVLTGDKQETAISIGYSSKLLTNKMTQVIINDNSVESCKRRLEDAIIMSKKLAATSGVALDNERSTEVVRTSVALIIDGSRLVHILDGKLEEQLFQLACNCSVVLCCRVAPLQKAGIVALVKRRTSDMTLAIGDGANDVSMIQKADVGVGISGLEGRQAVMASDFAMGQFRFLVPLLLVHGHWNYQRMGYMILYNFYRNAVFVLVLFWYVLFTGYSLTTAINQWSSVLYSIIYTCLPTIVVGILDKDLGRRTLLRSPQLYGAGHRQESYNSGLFWLTMVDTVWQSIAIFFIPLFAFWATPVDISGLGDLWLLATVIVVNLHLAMDVVRWYTLTHAVIWGSTLATVICVIVLDSILSLPGFWAIYHVAGTASFWLCLLSIVVVALLPRLVVKYLYQCYWPCDIQIAREEDKFGRTSEVGAVQTEMVPVLSNPSQL